CTCTAAAGTCTAAATAACGTCTCTTGTATATTAACTCTGATTGAGAGTGAAGTACCACGAGTATACAGAACACACTGAGCTCCAGTAGTCGTTCACTAGGCAATAGTAGTCATAACTGTTCTTAGCATTAGTGATAGTCTTCAGCAATGGCAAAACAGGTGTTACTGTCAGTTCTTTCATCCATttctaaaaataatatatattaaaaaaaacaccattCAACTATAAATAGTCATCATCAAGGGAAGTGACTTTTGTTCACTCTTTGACTTTGATTGTCGTATTCTTGTTACAGCAAAAGCCAAATGAGAATACATTTAATTGTACAAAATGGATTTACAGACTTCATTGCCCAAGCAGAACAGCTCGAACGTTTCCCCACACGCCGGGACCCGCCCCCCTCATTCCTCCAGACGGACGCCGGGACCCGCCCCCTCATTCCTCCAGACGGACGCCGGGACCCGCCCCCTCATTCCTCCAGACGGACGCCGGGACCCGCCCCCTCATTCCTCCAGACGGACGCCGCTAGCCGCGCGCCGGTACGGACTCGCGGGCAGCGGGAGCCCCCCCTTGCATCCGAGTGGGTCGCGTTCCAGCGGCCGTGGGGTGGGGACGGCCGTGGGGTCACTGCCCCactggggggggtctgtgtggggGGCCCCCGGGGCCGTCGCCCGGGGCTGCGGCCCCCCGTTCCGCTGCCCTGAGGGCTGCGTCTCGGCGGGCTGGCGTGGGGGTGCGGCCGGGGGGAACACGGGGGACTGCAGGATGTCGGCGTAGCGCTGCCTGggcttggtctctctctggaggaCCTTCCTGAGCAGGGGCTTCAGCAGGCCCACCGTCAGCTCCGTGGAGTGGGGCGGGGGGAACGGGGACGGGAGGccggagcaggagggggagaggggggagcaggagggggagaggggggagcaggaggggaggggaggggcgttGGGGGCGGGGACGTTCTTCAGCACCAGGTTGAGGATGCTGGTGACGGTGAGGTCCTCGGGGCACAGCGCCCAGAGCAGGTCCAGGTAGGGGTCCAGGTCCCGGTGCTGGGCCACCTCGCACAGCAGCGAGGCGAAGATCTCCTTGTTGAGCAGTGGGCTCTGCTGGCAGAACCTCTGGGCCACCTGCGCGGCCCGCGCCCACTGGCCGCGCCGCGTCAGGTTCCTCAGCGCCTGCAGCACCGCGTTGGGGCGCCCGCtgaccagcagcagctccacctccaggtcCTGGCTCTGGTGGGGGTCCGCGCCGGGCCCCTGGCTGTGCAGGACGGACAGGGCCCGCTTGTACAGCGGCACGGCGGCCTCCCCGCTCTCCGCCCCGCCGCGgccgggggcggagctccaGGAGGAGGCCAGGCCGACGCCCAGCCCGCCCACGCCCTGCTTCAGGTGGGCCAGCTCCAGGAGCCCCGGCAGCCAGCCCGCCCTGAAGCGGAGCACCGTGCGGCACAGGAGCTCGAACACGGCCaggggggggcccggggccggggggccggccgCGGCCTTGAGCGGGTGCCTGTTCTCGGGCTGGCTGCCGGTGAGAGAGGCGGGGtcggccggggggccggggaggtGGGCGGGGGCCAGGACGGTCTTCCACACCTCGGGGGGGGCCCGGCTGGAGAGGGCCCCCGAGCCGTTGCACTGGAGCTGCAGTGCGGCCTGCAGCGCCGCCCAGGCCTCCGGGGGGAACCGGCTGAAGAGCGCGTTGAGGTAGAGGAGGGCCTGGCCTTCCAGCTCCGCCGCCGTCAGCAGCCGGCCCACCTCCTGGTGGACCAGGCTCTGGCAGaccgcccccacctcctcctccccggccTGCACCAAcgcccccttcacctcctccagcgagaccagggccttcagctccgcctccagggAGCCCAGCAGCTTGTCCTGCCCCCCGGCGCCCGGGGGAGGACCCCCGTCGGaccgccccgcccccgccttGAGCCCGCCCCCGTCCCGTAGGTAGTCCTTGAGGATGGTCGCCAGGGAGATGGGAGCCTGGAACATGCCCGCCTTCTTCAGCTTGTCCACGGTGAGCTGGGTGCTGCTGAGGCTGCGTCTCTGGTAGTACGTACACGCCTCCTCGAAGACCGCCTCCACCAGGCGGCCCccgccctccgcctccccctcctccggcCGCCGCGCCACCAGGTACAGCCCGGTCTCCAGCAGCAGGCGGGGGGCCCGTCGGTCCGCCCGGTGGGCGTACAGCAGGCCGTCTCCCTTCAGGGGGATCCGCTGCAGCTCCCGGCCGCAGCGCAGCTCCACCAGGTACAGCGTCCGGCCCGCCGCCAGCGCCAGCGTGTCCCCGTACGCCTGGAGGCTGCTGTGCGGCGgcgtgggggggcgggggggcgggcggtAGACGGGCCTCAGGGCGCCGTCTCTCTGCAGGAGGGTCACCCAGCCAGTGCTGAGCAGTAGCAGGAGCCCCCCGCACGCGGCCGGGGAGAACCCGTGGATCTCGGGGGGGTGCAGCGACGATAGGTAACCTAAACAATCCATCACCAATCGTTTGAAGTCTGTTTCTttaggggaagaggaggagtcttTCTTCAACAGCAAAGCGCCTTTACACGTGCTGCACACCCTGAACGCGTCCCGCTGCGGCGACCACGAGAGCAGACACCGAGAGACGCTCAGCAGCGGCTTCTCCTGCAGCGCGGCGGGCAGCAGGTAAACATGGTCACCCGAGGTGATGACGGTGAAGCTGGGGTTGTTGTGCAGGGCGATCTTCACCCCTCCCAAAAtcacacccccctcctccacctcgtaGGCACGCTTGCAAATGCAGTATCTGAAGTTATTCCTGGTGGCGCTGATAGACGGAGAGCTTTCAGAGTGCGGTCTTTCCTCACACCAGATGATAAGGTTGGCGCAGGACGACACAGACACCACTCTGGCGCGGGGGCTGTTACACAAGTCCGACGTCTGGAGGAGCTGCCAGCCCGCTTTGCACTCCTGAAATTTCCAGAACTCGGCTTTGCCATTCTCGTACACAACGACGAGCGTGGCGATGTCAGcgttcctgttgttgttgtggtccaAATAAATGATGTCCACTATCGATGAGGTGCGCGTCAAACGCAGGTCCAGACGCTTTTGGTTCGGGATGATCTGTGGTGTTTCATATTTGTCGAATGTCAGCAGACCGACTTTGGGCTGGCGGAGAATGACATGAATGTGACGCCCATCTGGACTGAGGCGCACATCTGACAGATTGTTTGTGCCTCGGTTATTAGTGTTGGTCTGCTTTAAAAATTCGTGTAATTCGCTACCACACGTATAGTCGCTAAAGTCCGTCACTCGCTCCAGGGTCGGGCGTGTCATGACTCCGGGTTTACTTTGCAAGACAAGCATATGTGACTTATGGTGAGGTATTCAAACGAAACCTTTTACTAGCCGGCCAGCTAGCTTGAGGTAACCAATCTTAACTTTTGACTCCTGAACGGCTAACTGAATGGCATCCCGTTAGGTCCGACGAGAGACTTCCCATTACCGTCCATGCCGACGAATACATCCACCGACAGTACATCCGCGTTTATAGTCCCATGTCGAAAGTTGCCAGCTATtctaaatagtaaaaaaaaagatcGGCGACTGGACTGTTTTATTTCTTAAAGCAGAAAGTCACTCGCCTCATTCCGATGCTCTGCTAACACACAACCCCCTGACATCACGAGATCCTTAATTTCCGGATACCGAGGGTAATTTACATAAGGGGCGGGTCTTAAATATGACGTTTACATGTCAACTTTTTCTATACAGAGCTATGAGCTTCTTATTTTGCATTTTAGTATTTAAATATGTCTCGGAGTGTGTCATGTTAGTCATTTTTTCAGCGCGAATAACTGTTTTAAATAACTTTTGTGGCAGCTTTTCAACTTACTAATGAGCGTGTTCTTGGACCCTTCTCTGACATCCAATGTGTTGTCTGTTGCCTGTAACCAATACGAAGAAATCAATCCGATTTCCATCTGTTATGTTTTAATTTATCTTAATTAAAAATGTCAGCTTGCAATTTCGTTTTCGGCtcgctcctcgtcctcgtcatcCAATCCCGCCACCATCCCCGTAGCTATGGAAACCTGGCTTGGCGTTCTTTGGAAACCAAATGTGGGTGGGTTTGAAACTAGAAACCCTAGGTACTTAATTTACCTTCACCGATGAAGTAAAATacgttttttgtattattattaaacttTTTAATTTTTGCTGTTTATCTTTTTCACGTTAATAAATTCCAGTCTATACTGCAAGTTTGCAAGTTTGTTAGTCAGATGTCAACGACGATAACGCTTGTAGGTGGTGCCAGAGTGATAGAGATAACATTATCTCTAAtattctctctctatggctctgaGTGGGGCCTGTACGACACAGGGCATGTCAGCAACCCCTTGGGAAATACACATAGTTGTTTGTCTGGGTAGTCCATGGTCCAGCTCTGTTGACAGAAGATACTATATCATGTGTTTTCAGCAGTAGGCATGACATCATTTTATTTAATTACTGCAAATTACATCTCATGCTCAATTGGGTtagaattatatataaaaaatgacacacatatatatatatatatttacatttccaCTTGGTATTAAGCTTCCTAACTTTTAAAACATGCCATTTAGTGGCCCCAAATGTCGGTCAAAATTAATCATCATGACTCATTATGAGTGAGAATGCAATCTTGTGATCCCATGATTTAATCACGTCAGTGGATGTCAGCTGGTTCCCAAATGCCTATAGGTAATTTCTTGTGAACATCTGTTGTCAGAAACCCCTTCATTAGCCTACGTGCCTAGTATTTATAGAAAATACACATAGCTGTTTCTCTGGGTAGTCCATGGTCCGGGTGTGTGGCCAGAAGATATATCACGTGTTTTCAGTAGCAGACACAACatccgttttttttaattttcgcAAATTAAATGTCATGCTTAATTGGGTTATATCTatctagcctatatatataggcctatgtatgtttttttcttttacatttacaCATGGTGTTCAACTTCCTATCCTATATACGCTATGTAGTCCCCTAACATGTAGGTCTAAATTAGTTAATCATCATGACTCATGAGTGAGAAGGCAATCTTGTGATCCCATGATTTAATCACTTCAGTTGAAGCCTGCTGGTTCAACTGAAATGCTGCTCCCTAAATCCCTTAGAAATAGGTAATTTCTCGTGAACATCATTGGAAAAGGTATTAAATCAACATTTGTCACGTTGAAATCTATTATTAGTGAGCGAATGAGAACATATCATAGGGGCGTTTTGATGTTAATACATTTCATAACCACGTGAAGGCAGTATTGAGCTTTCCTCATGGCTTTTCTTTTAGTTTTGTATCAACCTCGGTTGAACGATGTTGCGTCGTCGTGTAGGCCTATGGAAAAACATGAATCTACTTCTTGGGGATATTGATAGAGAAAAGCTTGAGAGAGAAAACTacatttcagagagagagagagagagagagagagagagagagagagagagagagagagagagagagagagagagagagagagagagagagagagagagagagagagagagagagagagagagagagagagagagagagagagagagagagagagagagagagagagagagagagagagagagagagagagagagagagagagagagagagagagagagagagagagagagagagagagagagagagagagagagagagagaagagagagagagagagagagagagagagagagagagagagagagagagagagagagagagaacgagacggGGCTGtacgagaaggagagagagatagcgagagagatatCTATAAAGTTGTAAGTAAACAGCCGCTACCcgactgcggtcaagtgagccgccattcgttcatccgcggttaaaccagccgtcacacaaaatcttcgtgcgcctttactctaaacagcctttgggtggtatctcgcaacgttttcaaaataaaacccttcacctacgtgtgtagatatatagaacactagctggcggcgtctagaatgtcagcacttgcggacatcttgccagtcagctgctcacccataacattgtgtgttggtagtggtaggcctactttataaataaccataacttgctacattttcaaccgttttaccaacggttgggtttcttacaaaccttattaacgtggttataatattgtaccaatttagaacatttcaatttttttagaatctaacataattattcatcagtatcaagtatgcagtgccgtaactacatctctgacgtttataacaaaacaaaccgtttgaaaatgtagcaaggtggttaaggttatttaaaaagtacatgtaccactaccaagtcaacacagtgttatgggtgagcagctgactgtggcaagttggccgccagtgcggaccttcgactccattggccagcagaatatgcatgtgtacgtttttcaaatgacattttctcaaaatctatacagtaaaatcaaatggttccttgtggtcaagtagtcagtacaacagttagtatggtcatatcagtcagtgcctgaacttatgtgacattcggtctatagGGA
This genomic window from Gadus macrocephalus chromosome 15, ASM3116895v1 contains:
- the LOC132472887 gene encoding BLOC-2 complex member HPS6; its protein translation is MLVLQSKPGVMTRPTLERVTDFSDYTCGSELHEFLKQTNTNNRGTNNLSDVRLSPDGRHIHVILRQPKVGLLTFDKYETPQIIPNQKRLDLRLTRTSSIVDIIYLDHNNNRNADIATLVVVYENGKAEFWKFQECKAGWQLLQTSDLCNSPRARVVSVSSCANLIIWCEERPHSESSPSISATRNNFRYCICKRAYEVEEGGVILGGVKIALHNNPSFTVITSGDHVYLLPAALQEKPLLSVSRCLLSWSPQRDAFRVCSTCKGALLLKKDSSSSPKETDFKRLVMDCLGYLSSLHPPEIHGFSPAACGGLLLLLSTGWVTLLQRDGALRPVYRPPPRPPTPPHSSLQAYGDTLALAAGRTLYLVELRCGRELQRIPLKGDGLLYAHRADRRAPRLLLETGLYLVARRPEEGEAEGGGRLVEAVFEEACTYYQRRSLSSTQLTVDKLKKAGMFQAPISLATILKDYLRDGGGLKAGAGRSDGGPPPGAGGQDKLLGSLEAELKALVSLEEVKGALVQAGEEEVGAVCQSLVHQEVGRLLTAAELEGQALLYLNALFSRFPPEAWAALQAALQLQCNGSGALSSRAPPEVWKTVLAPAHLPGPPADPASLTGSQPENRHPLKAAAGPPAPGPPLAVFELLCRTVLRFRAGWLPGLLELAHLKQGVGGLGVGLASSWSSAPGRGGAESGEAAVPLYKRALSVLHSQGPGADPHQSQDLEVELLLVSGRPNAVLQALRNLTRRGQWARAAQVAQRFCQQSPLLNKEIFASLLCEVAQHRDLDPYLDLLWALCPEDLTVTSILNLVLKNVPAPNAPPLPSCSPLSPSCSPLSPSCSGLPSPFPPPHSTELTVGLLKPLLRKVLQRETKPRQRYADILQSPVFPPAAPPRQPAETQPSGQRNGGPQPRATAPGAPHTDPPQWGSDPTAVPTPRPLERDPLGCKGGLPLPASPYRRAASGVRLEE